From the Lathyrus oleraceus cultivar Zhongwan6 chromosome 3, CAAS_Psat_ZW6_1.0, whole genome shotgun sequence genome, the window TCAAGCTTAAGTGAAGAGGAGAAAACAAGGCTCGCTGTCAAGGTTTGACATGTTTTGTCTCAACTAACTGTGGTTTATTCATTCTGTTATTCTTAGTCTCATATTATGCTTAACTTTTTTGGTTATGCAGGAAGAGGTATTGAGACACGTGCACGAAACAAGTCTTTTCAAACACGTGTCCTCTTTTCTGTCAAGTTCTTGTGGCAGACAGACACTAACTTCAGGTGATGGAGATGCCTTACCTGTCATTGCTGCAAGTGTTTGTTGCCAAGGAGCAGAGATTTTAGGTGGAAAACATAGCTCACCGGCCGTGTATTGCTGTCCAGAAACATGTGTGAAATGTTGGAAAGCCGAAGATGACAAATCAATAACAATGGTTAGTGGAACTGTTGTAAACGGTAACACAGAGCAAGGGGTTGATGTGTTGATTCCTTCGTCATCTGGGAAATTATGTTGCACTTGTTCTAGCAAAAAGAACATTAGGATGCACCCAGCTAGCTCTGATGTGCTAACCGTGCTTTTACTGTCCTTACCATCTACAACATGGGATGGTATCACGGATGAGAAGCTTTTGAAAGAAATACATGATCTGGTTTCACATGAAAATCTTTCTACTTTACTTCAAGAAGAGGTAATTTTCTGTAGTAATTTTGATATCTGCTACTGTCAAGTCTGTTCGATCTTTTTTTACTTGAACTTATTGTAGAAGTTTGCATTTCAGGTTTTACACTTAAGACGACAACTACATATTCTGAAGAGATGTCAAGAGGGGAAGGTAGATGAGGATCTTCAAGCTCCTTTATCTTAGCATATCTCCTACATATTTATTCTAACATGGATGGGAATAAGATCCTTCCATAACAAATTTATTATGTAAATAATTTTTTCGCCCATATTTATTAGTCCTCTGTGCTCAAATGAATAAGGATCTTGAAGCTCCTTTATCTTAGCATATCTCCTACATATTTAATAATACAGATGATAGTGTATTTCAAATCTTAAGATAATGAAGTCTATCAAGAAATTAAGGGTTTTTTTCCTAGTAGCCTTAAAAGTGAATAGTAGTTATTTAAGAAGATAATGAAGCCTCTCACGAAATTAAGGTTTTTAAATTTTTGAATGAACTCTTATGAGCTTGTGATTTTAGGTCATTAAACAAGTTAATTTACATTTAAATTCTATTTTTTAataatctttttttttttaaatggaGGGCTAATGCCCAAACAGAAAATTACAATAGGATGTTCCTCCTAGTGGGGAATTTCCTCAAGTCCTCTAATAAACATTTTGGGGACACACTTCATAAAATTGTAAACCCTTTATCAAATGTGTTCCTTATCTAGCAAGAATGTCATCACATTTATTTGCTTCTATGTATATAAACTCAATTCGAGATCAAATTCAATCTTGCTACTTTCTCCTCGGTGCTCTTGGAGAGAGCTTCAACGACCTTGTTATCGATTTGCACTATTAGCTTATTGTAGGGGTGGACATCGGTTGGGTTGGATCGGTTTTCGGGCCCAAATTCCCAATCCGACCTAACCATCGGTTGGAAAAAACATAACCAAAACCGACCGGTTTGCAATTCGGTTATTTTCGGTTTCGATTTTGTTCGGTTCGGTTTCATAATGCGGTTTATTCGGTTTTAAAAATAATTGAGCTCATTCCAAAATAAACCCAACACAAGTGGATTTTATCTAGGATTTAAATAGCACAATTTTATACTAGTCTTTAAACTTTTAGTTTACTTATgaacaaaaaaataaaacaatatatCTTAAAACTTATGAAATTGCTGCATTTTTCGGAAATGGGAGCTTAATTGACTCATTTGAAGCAGAATCGTCGAATCATGTCAGCATTTTTTTCCTATGAAATATTATTAGTATCACTACTATTGTAATTTTCTGCATTGTTGTATTTTCTGCAACATCCCTCCAATCCATCGCAGTTGCGCGAAAGAATAACATCGGGCGCCTCCTCAATTTCATCTGCAGGCTAATAATGAAAGCAGTCAAAATAACAAAAGTAAGAAAACTCACCAAACATGATCAAGAAGCAAAAATGTGCAACACTATTCAAGTCTATTATACCTGCCATAGTTCCAGTAGATGCCATAGCAAAAAATTGAAGATCATAACCAAGCAAAAGATCTTTCCTGCCCATGCTCCACAAGAGAGGTATCTAGACATAATTGAAACAGAATGACCAGCGGATTTCCTTTTACAACTAGATGTTCCTATTAGAATCAAATTGAATCAGTGAAGGTGTTTACCGTGAGAGACGTTCAAGTAGGTTTTGATCGGAACACTTCAGAGCACGGTCATATACAATTTCGGTCCTTTTGGCAACATCATGCCAGCTATAGAGTTCCCTCATCTAGAGATAATAGATTAATAGATTGAGTAAGTAACTAGTTTATCCAGTGAAAGCAAAAGGAAAGGGTCATTTGAACTACAAACTCACTCGATTGTGCATGACTTGAGGATCAATTTTAGGCAGCATAGTTATTGCCCTTTGGATTGCGCGCACCATATCACTTGGATCAGGTTCTGCCAAAACAATCATGTCATCTGGTACAACCTATACCATGGAAGTGAAT encodes:
- the LOC127126014 gene encoding phosphatidylinositol N-acetylglucosaminyltransferase subunit A isoform X1 — its product is MIVLAEPDPSDMVRAIQRAITMLPKIDPQVMHNRMRELYSWHDVAKRTEIVYDRALKCSDQNLLERLSRYLSCGAWAGKIFCLVMIFNFLLWHLLELWQMKLRRRPMLFFRATAMDWRDVAENTTMQKITIVVILIIFHRKKMLT
- the LOC127126014 gene encoding phosphatidylinositol N-acetylglucosaminyltransferase subunit A isoform X2, producing the protein MIVLAEPDPSDMVRAIQRAITMLPKIDPQVMHNRMRELYSWHDVAKRTEIVYDRALKCSDQNLLERLSRYLSCGAWAGKIFCLVMIFNFLLWHLLELWQPADEIEEAPDVILSRNCDGLEGCCRKYNNAENYNSSDTNNIS